One window of the Flavobacteriaceae bacterium YJPT1-3 genome contains the following:
- a CDS encoding ABC transporter permease — protein MAQTPRSLTGQALQKFKRNFWGVLSLSVIVLCGFLALFAYALAPDDSQNANQMHLSIHSKPPGFEVLMLRVPGAVETEESFLQSFFFGDRDSATEIPIESYTIDGDQLNYIPFNAVDEEVQKSVPLSVYGGDIAFAKAQVQQRHFILGTDKYGRDLLSRMLIGARISFSIGFVAVLISLLIGITLGAAAGYFGGKVDALIMWIINVTWSIPTLLLVIAITLALGKGFWQVFIAVGLTMWVEVARVVRGQVMGVKQLQYVTAARALGFTDFRIIKRHILPNVMAPVIVIAAANFASAILIESGLSFLGIGAQPPTPSWGAMIKDHYSYIILGKPYLAIIPGLAIMILVMAFMLIGNALRDALDVKN, from the coding sequence ATGGCTCAGACGCCGCGTTCACTCACCGGACAAGCGCTCCAAAAGTTCAAACGAAATTTTTGGGGCGTTTTGAGTTTGAGCGTCATCGTATTGTGTGGATTTCTAGCCTTATTTGCCTACGCTCTGGCTCCGGATGACTCTCAAAATGCTAATCAAATGCACTTGTCTATCCATTCGAAGCCGCCCGGTTTTGAAGTACTGATGTTGCGGGTTCCCGGTGCTGTTGAAACAGAAGAATCTTTTTTGCAGTCTTTCTTTTTTGGCGATAGGGATAGTGCCACAGAGATACCGATCGAATCGTACACCATCGATGGTGATCAGCTGAATTATATTCCCTTCAATGCTGTCGATGAGGAAGTTCAAAAAAGCGTCCCATTATCAGTTTATGGTGGGGATATCGCTTTCGCGAAAGCACAGGTACAGCAACGTCATTTTATATTAGGAACAGACAAGTACGGTCGTGATCTCCTGAGTAGAATGCTGATCGGGGCACGTATATCATTCAGCATCGGGTTTGTTGCCGTATTGATCTCCTTGCTTATTGGAATTACGCTTGGAGCGGCTGCCGGTTACTTTGGTGGAAAAGTTGATGCCCTGATTATGTGGATCATCAATGTGACCTGGTCGATTCCCACCTTACTACTCGTCATTGCCATTACTCTAGCCCTTGGGAAGGGCTTTTGGCAGGTATTTATCGCGGTGGGTCTAACCATGTGGGTAGAAGTAGCACGGGTAGTACGCGGGCAGGTGATGGGGGTCAAACAGCTTCAATACGTTACCGCGGCACGAGCTTTGGGGTTTACCGACTTTAGGATTATCAAACGACACATACTCCCCAATGTCATGGCACCGGTTATTGTGATCGCGGCTGCCAATTTTGCCTCGGCCATTCTTATTGAAAGCGGCCTTAGTTTTTTGGGTATCGGAGCCCAGCCACCAACGCCCAGTTGGGGAGCCATGATCAAAGATCATTACTCCTATATCATCCTGGGGAAGCCGTATCTAGCCATCATTCCCGGCCTGGCGATCATGATCCTGGTAATGGCCTTTATGCTGATCGGTAATGCGTTACGCGATGCTTTGGATGTAAAAAACTAG
- a CDS encoding C40 family peptidase: MARIAFLFLLALALTSCGSSRKVMDSTNDTASQVVEQARSFAGTPYQYGGTTNRGMDCSGLIHTAFAKENIILPRVSRDMARYGKPVKLKQVEKGDLLFFGTGKNRRRINHVGLVTDVTTDDIYFIHATTSRGVLESSLSERYWNRAFVEAKTVINP; encoded by the coding sequence ATGGCTAGAATTGCCTTCCTATTCTTACTGGCCTTGGCGCTGACAAGCTGCGGATCCTCCCGCAAGGTGATGGATTCAACAAATGACACAGCTTCTCAGGTAGTCGAACAAGCACGATCTTTTGCCGGTACGCCTTATCAGTACGGAGGCACGACAAACCGCGGTATGGACTGTTCCGGACTGATCCACACGGCTTTCGCCAAAGAGAATATCATACTTCCCCGGGTCTCTCGAGATATGGCTCGTTATGGGAAGCCCGTAAAACTGAAGCAGGTTGAAAAAGGAGATCTGCTCTTTTTTGGCACTGGAAAAAATCGAAGGCGGATCAATCATGTAGGCCTGGTTACCGATGTCACCACTGACGACATTTATTTTATCCATGCGACCACTTCGCGAGGTGTTCTGGAGTCCAGTCTTAGTGAACGCTACTGGAATCGAGCTTTCGTAGAGGCCAAAACCGTCATCAATCCCTAA
- the lpxB gene encoding lipid-A-disaccharide synthase: protein MKYYIIAGEASGDLHGANLMKALGEEDPEAEFRVWGGDLMEKAGGQIVKHYRDLAFMGFTEVIMNLRTIIKNISFCKEDIEKFNPDALILLDYPGFNLRIAKWAKKQGIPVHYYISPQIWAWKESRIKAIKRDVDHMYVILPFEKDFYEKKHNFPVHFVGHPLIDAINDREQILPEDFRAEFDLNDQPLIALLPGSRKQEIEKMLSVMLTVVDEFPEHQFVVAGAPSQDPAFYENIMKDSKAKLVMNRTYDLLSLSSAALVTSGTATLETALFKVPEVVCYKGGKISYHIAKRLINLDFISLVNLIMEKEVVRELIQDDFNTFNLKKSLEHIMDGYQRAVLFLAYYDLEKRLGGPGASQKTAQLIASATAQQKRMHG, encoded by the coding sequence ATGAAGTACTACATCATCGCAGGAGAAGCAAGTGGTGATCTGCATGGCGCCAATTTGATGAAGGCCTTAGGCGAGGAAGATCCGGAGGCTGAATTTCGCGTTTGGGGTGGAGACCTTATGGAAAAGGCAGGAGGCCAGATAGTCAAGCACTATCGGGATTTAGCTTTTATGGGCTTTACCGAGGTGATCATGAATTTGAGGACCATTATTAAGAACATCTCCTTTTGTAAGGAAGACATCGAAAAATTCAATCCCGACGCGCTTATCCTTCTTGATTATCCCGGCTTCAATCTGCGTATAGCCAAATGGGCAAAGAAGCAAGGAATCCCAGTGCATTACTACATCTCTCCGCAAATCTGGGCCTGGAAAGAAAGTCGGATCAAGGCCATCAAGCGCGATGTTGATCATATGTACGTTATTTTACCTTTTGAGAAGGATTTCTACGAAAAGAAACACAACTTCCCGGTCCATTTTGTGGGTCACCCCTTGATCGATGCCATCAATGATCGCGAGCAGATCCTTCCGGAAGACTTCCGGGCTGAATTTGATCTGAATGATCAACCCCTCATTGCACTGCTTCCCGGCAGCCGAAAGCAAGAGATTGAAAAAATGCTCAGTGTCATGCTGACCGTGGTGGATGAATTTCCGGAGCATCAATTCGTAGTCGCCGGAGCCCCGAGTCAGGATCCCGCTTTTTACGAAAACATCATGAAAGACAGTAAGGCTAAGCTGGTCATGAATCGCACTTACGATCTACTGAGTCTTTCAAGCGCAGCTTTAGTAACCTCAGGAACCGCTACTCTAGAAACAGCCTTGTTTAAAGTACCCGAAGTGGTGTGCTATAAAGGCGGTAAAATATCTTACCACATTGCCAAGCGGCTTATTAATCTCGACTTTATTAGTCTGGTCAACCTCATCATGGAGAAAGAGGTGGTTCGCGAACTTATTCAAGATGATTTTAATACTTTTAATCTCAAGAAGAGTTTAGAACACATTATGGATGGATATCAACGTGCAGTGCTATTTTTGGCCTATTACGACCTGGAGAAACGTCTAGGCGGGCCGGGCGCTAGCCAGAAAACGGCACAATTGATCGCCTCCGCTACCGCTCAGCAAAAACGCATGCATGGCTAG
- the surE gene encoding 5'/3'-nucleotidase SurE, whose product MTNKKPLILVTNDDGITAPGIRALIEVMKTLGDVVVVAPDSPQSGMGHAITINDTIYCDPVTLHKDQDHKEYSCSGTPADCVKLGTQEIIHRKPDLCVSGINHGSNSSINVIYSGTMSAAVEAGVEGIPAIGFSLLDYSLDADFEPTKKFVKQITQSVLEHGLPKGVVLNVNIPKLKEKEIKGIKICRQARAHWSEDFDKRQNPQGRNYYWLTGKFINEDRGEDTDEWALSNGYVSVVPIQFDLTAHHAIQDLNSRDW is encoded by the coding sequence ATGACAAACAAAAAACCATTGATTCTGGTCACCAATGATGACGGAATTACCGCTCCTGGAATACGCGCCTTGATTGAGGTCATGAAAACCCTGGGAGATGTGGTGGTCGTGGCTCCGGACAGTCCGCAAAGCGGAATGGGTCACGCTATTACGATCAATGACACTATATACTGCGACCCGGTCACCTTGCACAAGGATCAGGATCATAAAGAATACAGCTGCTCAGGCACTCCTGCCGACTGCGTCAAACTAGGTACTCAGGAGATCATTCATCGCAAACCAGATCTCTGTGTTAGCGGCATCAACCACGGTTCCAACTCATCGATCAACGTGATTTATAGCGGAACCATGAGTGCTGCGGTTGAAGCGGGTGTGGAGGGGATTCCGGCTATTGGATTCTCCTTACTGGATTATTCGCTGGACGCCGACTTTGAGCCGACTAAAAAATTTGTAAAACAAATTACTCAGAGCGTGTTGGAACACGGCCTACCCAAGGGTGTGGTGCTCAATGTCAACATCCCTAAATTGAAGGAAAAAGAGATTAAAGGTATCAAGATTTGTCGACAGGCCAGAGCGCATTGGTCAGAAGATTTTGACAAAAGGCAAAATCCTCAGGGAAGAAATTACTACTGGCTGACGGGAAAATTCATCAATGAAGATCGCGGGGAAGATACCGATGAATGGGCCTTGAGTAATGGCTATGTTTCGGTGGTTCCAATACAGTTCGATCTGACCGCACATCATGCCATCCAGGACCTCAACAGCAGAGACTGGTAA
- a CDS encoding carboxy terminal-processing peptidase yields MKRNLKVLVLIALFAAASCSFTTKSFDNPDKDKLLVDLITYVLDRYHYDAKEVNDDFSEQVFEEFIAALDPAKRYFLESDIKEFAKYKDQIDEQIANKEITFFDMAHERMLQRIADAQEIYQEVLREPFDLDQEEELNTDYEELDFVKNKRELKERWRKQLKLSTLATLYDKVEEQNKKLEEGEEVEEKSLAELEEEAREITKDAMEEYFEFTEDLQRKDYFSVYINAIVMEFDPHSYYLAPLDKDRFDLQISGQFEGIGARLQKKSGEIHVTEIISGGPAWRGEELEEGDIILKVAQEDETMATPIVGMRLEDAIKLIKGPKGTKVTLNVKKKIDGSVENIVITRDVVELEETYAKTAVLDKEDRKFGVINLPKFYFDMQDYKERNAASDVRDEIIRLKEQGVEGLVLDLRNNGGGSLKTVVDIAGLFIKEGPVVQVRSNGEDGQVLSDRDDSILWDGPLVILVNEISASASEILAAAMQDYERAIIIGSKQTYGKGTVQNVVDLNMAARNTDFGDMGALKITTQKFYRINGGSTQLEGVKSDVVVPDRYSYVDVGERDLNDPLPWDKIAKADYKKWDGYIDFKENIANSKARMAQNSQLQLIDEYAQWIRKKRDESIWPLSWSGYKARLEKNDAEAERFKALEDYNSSLTFKSLSHEEALFANDTILKEKRERWHEDLAQDVYIEEAINVLEDMKLNNIRRRELAAVKD; encoded by the coding sequence ATGAAAAGAAATTTGAAAGTACTTGTGCTCATCGCTTTGTTTGCGGCTGCCTCCTGCAGCTTTACCACCAAAAGCTTTGACAATCCTGATAAAGACAAGCTACTGGTCGATTTAATTACCTACGTACTCGACCGTTACCACTACGATGCCAAAGAAGTTAATGATGATTTTTCGGAACAAGTATTCGAAGAATTTATAGCGGCTTTAGATCCTGCTAAACGGTACTTTTTAGAAAGTGACATTAAAGAATTCGCAAAGTACAAGGATCAGATCGACGAACAGATCGCTAATAAAGAGATTACCTTTTTTGATATGGCCCACGAGCGTATGCTGCAGCGTATCGCTGATGCCCAGGAAATCTATCAGGAAGTACTGCGTGAACCCTTTGATCTGGATCAAGAGGAAGAATTGAATACCGATTATGAAGAGCTTGATTTTGTAAAGAATAAACGCGAACTCAAGGAGCGTTGGAGAAAGCAGTTGAAATTAAGTACGCTGGCCACGCTATACGACAAGGTCGAAGAGCAGAATAAAAAATTAGAAGAAGGAGAAGAGGTCGAAGAGAAATCCTTAGCTGAATTAGAAGAAGAGGCTCGAGAGATTACCAAAGATGCCATGGAAGAATACTTCGAGTTTACTGAGGATCTTCAGCGCAAGGACTATTTTTCAGTCTACATCAACGCCATTGTCATGGAGTTTGATCCTCATTCTTATTACCTGGCACCACTCGATAAAGACCGTTTTGATCTTCAGATCAGTGGTCAATTTGAGGGGATTGGCGCCCGACTTCAGAAAAAGAGCGGAGAAATCCATGTGACTGAGATCATTTCCGGTGGTCCGGCCTGGAGAGGGGAAGAGCTGGAAGAAGGCGATATTATCCTTAAAGTCGCTCAAGAAGATGAGACCATGGCGACGCCTATCGTAGGGATGCGTCTGGAGGACGCTATCAAATTGATCAAAGGTCCGAAAGGAACTAAGGTCACCTTGAATGTAAAGAAGAAAATTGATGGCTCTGTAGAGAATATCGTCATCACTCGTGATGTGGTGGAATTGGAAGAGACCTATGCTAAAACAGCTGTACTTGATAAAGAAGATCGCAAATTCGGAGTGATTAATCTGCCTAAGTTTTATTTCGATATGCAGGATTACAAGGAGCGTAATGCCGCTTCAGACGTACGTGATGAGATCATTCGTTTAAAAGAGCAAGGTGTAGAAGGTCTGGTGCTTGACTTAAGAAATAATGGAGGGGGTTCGTTGAAGACCGTGGTTGATATCGCCGGCTTATTCATCAAAGAAGGTCCAGTGGTACAGGTACGCTCCAATGGGGAAGACGGGCAAGTGTTGAGCGACCGTGATGATTCTATTTTATGGGATGGTCCTCTGGTGATTTTAGTTAACGAAATATCTGCCTCCGCCAGTGAAATTCTGGCAGCAGCCATGCAGGATTACGAGCGTGCCATCATCATAGGAAGCAAACAAACTTACGGTAAAGGAACTGTTCAAAATGTGGTCGATCTCAATATGGCCGCCCGTAATACTGATTTTGGGGATATGGGAGCCTTGAAGATCACGACCCAGAAGTTTTATCGTATCAACGGAGGATCCACCCAATTGGAAGGAGTGAAGAGCGATGTGGTGGTTCCAGATCGTTATAGCTATGTAGACGTTGGCGAGCGTGATCTCAATGATCCGCTTCCCTGGGATAAGATCGCGAAAGCCGACTATAAAAAATGGGACGGATACATTGACTTTAAAGAAAATATTGCCAACAGTAAAGCCCGTATGGCTCAGAACAGTCAATTGCAATTGATCGATGAGTACGCTCAATGGATAAGAAAAAAGCGTGACGAATCGATATGGCCGCTAAGTTGGTCAGGGTATAAAGCCAGACTGGAAAAGAACGACGCTGAAGCCGAACGCTTTAAAGCCCTGGAAGATTATAATTCCAGCTTAACCTTTAAATCATTAAGCCACGAAGAAGCGTTGTTTGCCAATGATACCATTTTAAAAGAAAAGCGCGAGCGTTGGCACGAAGACCTGGCTCAAGATGTGTACATTGAAGAAGCGATCAATGTATTGGAAGATATGAAGTTGAATAATATTCGTAGACGCGAGCTAGCCGCTGTTAAGGATTAA